AAAGAAGCGCCTACGGCAGAATTTGAATACACCCTCTCGGATGCTGATTATTCAACAATCTCATCTGAAGCTCTCGCAGTTGCAGCCAACAAAGAAGATTCAACAACGGCTTCATACATCAAATCGAGCCTTTCTCTTCCCGAAGGTTTTGCAGCAGACTATGTACCGGCTGTTTTGAAAAGCCTGCACCCGGCACTGGGTAAAAACTCGGTGGCCAAGGTAGCCTACAATTTCAACAACGGTCCGAAAGCTTACCTGGCAGAGTACACTGACGCAGGAACATATTATCTCCAAAGTTCGGATTATGCAGCAGTGGGGGGAGAAGTAAAGGTAAACCAGTTCTTTTCTCCTTCTTACCCGCCAGAAGAATATCTTCCAGCTCTGTTGGCCGGAAAATATTCTGATGCAGCGGATGGCACATTGAAAATGGTCACATATAAATATGCGCAATCCGACAATCCGGAAGGGTCGATGATGAATATCTTCAAAGAAGACTTCAGTGGATCGCTTGGCGATTTCCAAACGTTTAGTGTCGCCGGTGACCAGAGTTGGTATGCCGCCTCATATAGCTCAGATGAGTATGCAAAAATGTCGGGATATTCAGGAGGGGCTCAAGTCAATGAAGACTGGCTGGTTTCACCTGCTATTGACTTGAGCGACTATGCTTCCCCAAATATGCAGATAACACAAGCCATCAATTATCTCAACGATCAGTGGGATCAGATCAGTGTATTGGTTTCTACTGATTACAATGGTACCGACATCTCTACTGCAACTTGGAATAAAATCAATATATCCACTTTACCTACGGGAAGCAACTGGGATTTTGTTACTTCTGAACGTGTTAGTCTTTCTGACTACGCAGGACAAACCATCTATATTGCTCTGAAATATACCTCATCCGATACCAACGCAGCGACATGGGAAGTTGATCAGTTGGTTGTGTCCGGAATTCAGCCGAAAGTGAGCTTCATGAGTGACTTTTACCAACTGAATGACGGAACCTGGGCCAAAGATCAAGGCGCATATGTGGTGAATCCCGATGATTATGACGCAATGGGCGCACCGGGTAAATACAACAACTTCTCCAGCTCCGATAACCCGGATGACTACCTGCCTCAGCTCCTGTCGATAAAATATCCGTATGCTCAGGATGGTGATAAACTGGCTGTTGTTTATAAATACTACTCTGGTGGCACCTCGACCCGCGCTGATGAATACAGTTTCAGCATGAATGAATGGACCAAGTATGATCCGATTGAAGTTAAAACTGACCAGTTCATCAACGTTGGCTCCAAGTGGATCTTTGACCCGACCGTTAAATTCACCATGTCGTCAGCCGACTATCAACTCGTCGTTGATGCAGTAAAAGCCAATCCGGACACCAAGAATCTGGTTGACAGCTACGGAACAGGCGAGTTCTACTATGGTGCAAACTCTCATTATAATAACTTCGACCTCCGTATTGTCAAGCGTACTACCGGAGATTTTACTCAATCTGAATATGCTGATCTTTCGGAAGAAGATGCAAGTGCTTTGATTATGCAGCGCGTTGCTGAAGGCGTTGCAGTCATGTTGAAAGCGAAATTCCCAAATGCTGTCGCTCAGGTAAGTGGTGTGGATGTCATGTACATTGTCACTTTCAGCTCTTATGAAAATGACGGTAGTTATGGTAAATACACCGTAACTTTTCAGTGCACCAAGTCAGGACCCGACCCAAGTTTCGAACTGGTTGAAGGACCAACTCCTGTCGAATAAATCCGATTAAAATACACTTCATTAAGAGGGGGCATTTGCCCCCTTTTTTCATACCCATACCTCCAATATGGTTTAAGCGAATGTTATGGTTTGGTTTAATCTTTCAGACTCAAAATAGTACACGGATTTAATTCCTATATTTGCCGACTAAATTTTTGAAGATGCAGAACATTCGCAATATTGCCATTATTGCCCACGTCGACCACGGAAAAACGACACTGGTTGACAAGATGATACTTCATTCGAAGATCTTTCGTGATAACCAAAAACCGGGCGAACTGATCCTCGATAGCAACGATTTGGAACGGGAACGGGGAATTACCATCCTGTCAAAAAACGTTTCTGTTGTTTATAAGGATATTAAAATCAACATCATCGATACGCCTGGTCACTCCGATTTTGGAGGCGAAGTAGAGCGTGTACTGAACATGGCCGATGGTGTGTTGTTGCTGGTAGATGCCTTTGAGGGAACCATGCCGCAAACCCGCTTCGTATTGCAGAAAGCCATTCAGCTGGGGCTCAAACCCATCGTTGTCATTAACAAGGTCGACAAGCCCAACTGCCGTCCGGAAGAAGTTCAGGAAGAGGTTTTCGACCTGATGTTCTCGCTTGACGCGACAGAAAAACAGCTGGATTTCCCAACCGTATACGGGTCTGCCAAACAGGGCTGGATGAGTACCGATTGGAAAGAGAAAACCGACGATATTATTCCTTTGCTTGACGCGATTGTAGAGCATATCCCTGCTCCCATCGAAAACAAAGGAACTCCGCAGATGCTTATTACCTCGCTCGATTACTCCAAGTATGTCGGACGAATTGCCATTGGCCGGGTCAACCGGGGCGAGCTGAAAGAAGGCATGAATGTTTCGCTGGTGAAGCGTGATGGTAAAGTTATCCGGACGAAAATCAAAGAACTGCAAACCTTTACCGGCCTTGGTCGTGAAAAAGTGGAGACGGTTCAAAACGGCGATATTTGTGCCCTTGTCGGAATTGACGGTTTCGATATTGGCGATACGGTTTGTGATTTCGAAAACCCGGAGCCACTCGACCCGATTGCAGTCGACGAGCCGACCATGAGTATGTTATTCACCATCAACAACTCACCTTTCTTTGGTAAAGAAGGAAAATTTGTCACCAGCCGCCACATCCACGACCGGTTGATGCAGGAGCTGGAAAAGAATTTGGCACTGCGTGTCGAAACCACCGAATCGGCTGATGCATGGAACGTGCACGGACGAGGCGTATTGCACCTGTCGGTTTTGATTGAAACCATGCGCCGCGAAGGATACGAGCTCCAGGTTGGGCAGCCTCAGGTTCTCTTCCGTGAAATCGGCGGAGAGAAACACGAACCTGTCGAATTGCTGCACATCGACCTTCCGGAAGAGATGAGCGGAACTGCTGTGGATATGGTTACCCGCCGTAAAGGAGAAATGATGAACATGGAACGCAAAGGCGATCGTATTCACCTCGAATTCGAGATTCCTTCCCGTGGTATCATCGGTCTGCGTACCGGCATGCTGACAGCCACCCAGGGAGAAGCAGTGATGTCGCACCGTTTCCATAAATATGACCTGTTTAAAGGCCCTATCGAAACACGACTGAACGGTTCATTAATTGCCATGGAAACCGGAACCGCTTTCGCTTACGCGTTGAATAAACTGCAGGATCGCGGACGTTTCTTTATCGACCCACAGGAAGAGATTTATGCCGGACAGGTTGTTGGTGAGAACAGCCGCGAAGGTGATTTGGTCCTCAACGTAACCAAATCGAAAAAGCTGACCAACATGCGCGCATCGGGTTCCGACGACAAAGTGCGTCTGGCACCGCCCATCCGTTTCAGCCTCGAAGAAGCCCTCGAATACATTCAGAAAGATGAGTATGTAGAGGTAACGCCAAAATCCATTCGTCTTCGTAAAATCCTCTTGGATGAAAACGAACGGAAACGCGCTTCGAAGAAATAAATTCATCAAAAATATATCAGGAACCACTCCAAAACCGGAGTGGTTTTTTTTATGTCTTTACTTTTTGTCGACGACTTTATTTCGCAATATTTCAGAATTTCATGAATTGCTTTGTCGACTTTTTTACCACCTGAAAGAAATAATTGCTTCCCCATATTTTATAAACTGTCTAGCCTCAGCTGTGTAAAATATTTACGATTTGAAAGTTTGCCTTTACATTCTGAAAATCCTCAAAAGAATAAATGGCGTTTATTAGCATCATCTAAGAAAAGAATAATTGTAACAGTAAGCCCAATTAGATAACCAATCTTGAAACCCCAAAAGGCTGCCTCCGGACTATTTTTCGGCAGGCAGCCTTTCGTTTTTCCTTCCGGAAGAAGCCACAATTTTCAAAATGAGCTGAATTTTTCGGTTTATCTCAAAAAAAATCTGGCAAAAATCTCATTCTCACAAACTGCCAGTCTCTCTTTTAAATTAAAGGGTTTTAGACTTCTATCAACTTTGTCTCACCTCAAAAAATAAATCTTTTTCGGAAAAATATACTACTTTGCATTGCATGGTACCATTCTTTGTTCATATATTTGCATTACATACTTCAATGCCTTAAAAGGTATTTTTGAGAATGTAAATCAAAAAACGATGAAACGAATAGGAAATCACATCACGGTAACCCTGGCACTGGCAGCAATGCTGTTTTTAAATTCCTGCACACCAACTGCCGGCTTTCACCCCGCTTCCCTGCTGGTTGGAGAAGGTTCAAAGAGCACGGTGATTTCAACTGTTCTATTGAGACTTCCCGGAAAATTGGTCGATGCAACTGTCACCGAAATGGAAGCTCATTTCATGAAGAATAAACAGAAACATAAAAAAGAAGTCAAGCAGAACGCTTCCGAAAAAGTGTTAAGCCTTCCGATACATACCCGGATTGCTAACCCCATTCCGTTAAAGAAAGACAACAAAACACTCAAAGACACAAAAGCATCAAATAACAATAGCCATACAAGTACTAGTGGAACTACCAAGCTGAAAAACAGCAACGAACCGAACCCGGACACCAAACCCCAGGACGCCCCGGTTAGTTGCCAGCTGATGTAGATAAAGAAAGGGATCGCAATGAAACTGGAAAATACAAAAGCACAAATGCGCAAAGGAGTATTGGAGTACTGCATTCTCCTGATACTCTCCAAGCGCCCATCCTATGCTTCCGACATCATCGGGGAGATGAAGTCGGCTCGCATGATTGTGGTGGAAGGCACCCTTTATCCGCTGCTCACGCGGCTGAAAAATGCCGGTCTGCTCGGATATCGCTGGGAGGAGTCGTCACAGGGACCTCCCCGGAAATACTACGAATTAACCGAAAACGGCAGCCAATTCCTCTCCGAACTGGAAGGCTCGTGGCAGGAACTGGTCGGAGCTGTCGCTGAAATCAAAAACAGTTAACTGGAATCGCCCGAAACACAAAAACATTGGACATGAAAAGAACACTAACCATCAATATCAGCGGAACCGTTTTTCACATCGATGAAGATGCTTACGATAAGTTACAGGCTTATCTTCTCGACATCAACCGGTACTTCGGTTCCGATCCGGAAGGAAGAGAAATCATTATGGACATTGAAGCCCGTATAGCTGAACTCTTCCAGGAAAAGACAAAATCCGACGGCAATGTGGTCACCATTCAACATGTAGAAGAGGTAATCGAGGTGATGGGCCGGCCATCCGATTTTGCCGTTGAAGAAGAAGAGGAAGAACCAACAGAACACAAGAAGCGCACTTTCCGGACAGGAAAAAGGCTCTACCGTGACCCGGAACACCAGGTAATCGGAGGTGTCTGTGGCGGATTAGGTGCCTATTTCAATCTTGACCCGGTGATTTTCCGTCTGGCGTTCGTTCTGCTTTTCCTCGTCTCGCACGGAATCATCCTGTTGCTTTACCTGATTTTCTGGATCGTTGTCCCAAAGGCCATCACCACTTCGCAACGCCTTGAGATGCGGGGTGAGGACGTCAACATCGACAACATCAAAAAGACCATCAAGGATGAGTTTCAGGACGTAAAAAAAAATTATCAAAAGTTCCGAAATTCCCCTTCGTACGAGCGCGGGCGGGACAAAATAAATGAAGCAGGTAGTGTGTTGGGTTCCGTTCTGCGCGTGATACTCAAAGTCATCGTCATTATTATTGGCGTTGCCCTGATTATCGGCGGCTTACTCACCATTATTGGATTAGTCGGTTCGTTATTCATCTCGAATACTTTCCTGGGAATTGTTCCGTGGGGTAGTCATGTGGTTCCGAATTTCTTTCACTTCTATGTGGGAACCGACACGTTGAACTGGCTGATGATCTCCGTTGCCGCCCTGGTTGGAATTCCACTGCTGGCACTGATTTACCTCGGCACCAAACTGGTTTTCCGTTACAAATCGAATAATGCAGCAGTTGGCCTCTCCGCCTTCGCGCTCTGGATTATTGCTTTAATGATTTTACTGGGGACCGGCATTAGCAAAGTCAACTACTTCAAACGTCAGGGAACGTATACACAACGTCGCGAAATAACAACAAAAGCCGATACACTGTACCTGAAGCTGGCTCCGGATGAGTACCGCGATTACATCGACAATGATATTCAATTTGACGATATGCGCATTGCCTCGCTCAACGGACGTACTGTACTGGTAGGCCACCCGACCTTTGATATTGAGTCGACTTCCGGTACAGAACCGGAACTGATTATCCGTTCGAAGGCCCGCGGGAAGACCATCGACATGGCACAGGACAATGCGGAAGATGCTAATTACAAGATTGTCATCAAAGATTCGCTGGTCAACTTCTCACCCTGGTTCGAAATTGCAGAAGGAAAACAGTGGCGTGACCAGGAAGTACATGTCATTCTTCGTCTTCCGGTAGGAAAGACCGTTTATCTCGGCGACAGAATGGTTAAAATAATCAATGACATCGAAAATACTACCAATACCTGGGATGGCGACATGGTCGGAAAATACTGGACCATGACACCTCAGGGGCTTTCAATGGCAAAATAAACGGTTTGCCGGACACCATAATTCATCCATAAAAACGAAACCGAGATGAGTTTGATTTATAAAATCGGAATTATGATTGCGCTGTTGCTGACCTCACTGGTCTCCAACGGGCAAAGTAAATCGTACCGGATTTACAGCGAATTTGACCAACAGGACGGCTTCTCCTGGTTCTCTGTATCGAAGAGTATGCTCGATGTGGTAGACCTGACGCTGAACGACGAAAACAAAAAAGTAACCGGCGATTTGAAAGAGATCCGGATCATGGTTTTCAATCCGAAGAAAACGCAGTTGCATAAAGATTTCTACCGGATGATGAACCACAAGCTATCGCGGATGCGCTACAAAAAGGCAGAACCCGAAGACAGCGATCCGTCCGATAATGTTGCGTTCTGGATTAAAGGCAACAAGCGTAAAGTGCGCGAATGCCACATTGTGATTGGAAATGATAATCCGAATGGATTGAACTGCCTCATCTCTTTTTATGGTGACATGGATGTCCGCAACCTCGATGAGTTGAAATCAATCGGCGAAAGCCAGATAGATCTTTAACCAACAAAATTTTAGTTAGCTATGCAGAAAAGATTAACCCGTTCGTATCACAAAAGCCTGCTTGGCGTATGCGGCGGCATCTCCGAATATTTGAATCCACAAATGGACCCGGTATTCGTGCGAATAGCGTGGGTCGTATTATCATTTATAAATCCGCTGATGGTAGTGCTCTATTTCGTGCTGGCCATCATTATGCCCGAACCTGACTATCGTTATCATAGCGGGTACTAGTCAGGCTTTCGGGCAACCCTTTGAAGAGGCAGTTTTTCGAATGCACTGCCTCTTTTTTTGTTTTCTAACTTCCGCATCTGAGCGCTCCCTCGCATATTTATATCCTCAAACCGGATAACCGCTGGTTCCATTTTCAATTTTAACACTTTATCCGTTGTAATTTTCCTAAGTTTGGACCTACCAATCATTAACTGACAGAAAACTCCCCCATTTCAGCGAGTTTTAGAGGATTTTTATGATATGAAGAAACTACCGACAAATCTGCAGCGATGGCTTTTCATGGCCTTCGTCATCCTGGCCATTGCCAGCTGTTCTAAAAACGACGTTCCGGGTACATCACCCGATAACAATCAAACCGGAACGGATTCCGGTTCCGGCAACAACAGCGAGCCGTTTTCATTAACCGAAACCTTCGAAAAAGGAGAAAAAACAGCTTATGCTGTCGGAAACGTTACGCTGAGCACCGGAAGTTGGTACTTTGATGACGCTTTGCTAGGAAATCTTTCCAGCGATGCCAAAGACGGGAACCAATCGGTGCGGTTGCGCAACGGAAGCGTTGCGATGAATTTTGACATCAACGGTGTGCAAATGCTTTATGTAAAGCACGCGAAATTCGGCAACGACGGTAATTCCACCTGGAAACTCATGCTTTCCGACGACGGTGGTTCGACATACACCCAAATCGGGAGCGATATCTCCGAAACGTCCACCACGCTGAAAACCGACTCGTTCAGTATCAGCGATACACTGGCGGTTCGGTTCAAAATTCAGAAAACCGGCGATACACGAATAAATCTCGATGACATTACCTTCAAAGGAATAGGCGACCCGGGCGTTTCTGTTTCCGAGCCCGATACCACCTCTACCGGTGGCGGCGGCGGTTCCACTTCCGATGCTGCCGAACCAAGGGATGTGACCGTTGGAACCGATGCACCTCCGGCATCAGGAGACAACAGCAACCTGCTGCTGGGAAATCCGTCGGATGCCGTGAATTCCATCGTTTCGAAAGACAATTACCTCATCGATATGGGCTATTATACCGAGTCGTACAGTGCGAGCCGGGCCGAGCCCAACTGGGTGAGCTGGCACCTCGATGCTTCGAATATTTCCCACGCGGTGAGCCGGCAGGACAATTTCGCTGCATGGGCCGATTTGCCCTCCGACTGGTTCCAGGTGCAGGATAACAGCTACCACGGAAGCGGATTCGACCGGGGACACAACTGCCCTTCGGCTGACCGGACCAGCTCAGTTGACGCCAATTCAGCCACCTTCCTGATGACCAATATGATTCCACAGGCTCCCAACAACAACCAGCACACGTGGGCCGATTTAGAAAATTACCTGCGCGATGAAGTCAGGAATAAGGGCTACGAAATCTACATCATCATGGGGTCGTATGGAGAAGGCGGAACTGGCTACTACGGCACTACGGTTAACACCATCGATAACGGGAATATTGCCGTGCCGTCCCATATCTGGAAAATAGCCGTCATGCTCAAAACAGGAGACAACGATTTAAGCCGGATTGATTCCACCACCACGGTTCTGGCCGTGAATACACCCAACACAAACAACATCGATGCGGATTGGACCCAATACATTGTTACCGTTAGGGATATTGAAAAGGCCACCGGATACAACTTCCTGTCGGAGTTGCCACAATCGGTGCAGGACGCCATCGAAACAAAAACTTATTCGGTCAATTAGCAGTTGACGAGCAAAATATTGAACGCGGCCGGGAGATGTTTCCGGCCGTTTTTTCTTTTACAGGAAATTCCCATCGACCGCCGACCTCCCCTGGCCCGCTTTCTTCCCGAAAGGTTCGCCAAACAAGCGCCGGAGTTCTTCCAACGGCTCGCTGAGTTCTTTGCTCGCCCCCTGACTGCCACTGCGTCAGTCGAGACTGCCATTGCGTCGGTCGCGGAGTTGTTTTCTTTATCCCCGGAGATGTTTTCTTTACTTGTCACGTTCATTTCTTCAAGGCCGGAGATGTTTTCTTCACCCGTCGTGTTCATTTCTTCGTGGCTCGGGTGGTTTTCGCTATTTCCCGGGATGTTTTCTCTACATGCCGGATACTTTCTCCGCCAGCGAAACTGGTTGTAAAGCTTTGCTCATATATTTATCACGGACGATAAACAGACCCGTTTCTGAAGAATTGGGATACAGGCAATCCCAAAGTCCCCGAACTCATTTTCCACCAGAATTCAACATTTAATCCCAAAGTCGGGACTGCATTTTATTGCCCTTTCCCCGCTTTCTCTTTTTTCGTACCTTATTCTTACTAAAACCGCTGGTCATGAATACATCAGGAAGAAACAACCGGCGAACCACCTGGCTGGGCCTGGCTGCTCTTTCAGCCATTGCAGGCCTCATGCTGATGGTGATTTCCCGCTACGACCCTTCGTTGCTGTTTCTGTCCGGGCTCTTCATCGGTGTTTCGCTATGCATCACCATCCGTTTGTTCTTCAACTCCCGCTCGAAAAAACCACAGAACCTTCCGCACGAAAACGACGATTCGCCCTAAATGCTTTACATTTGTGCCAAACGCATTTAGGATTATTTATGAAAAAACTGGTTTTTGCCACCAACAATCCACACAAACTGAGAGAACTTCGCGAAATACTGGGTGAACAGTTCGAACTGCTCAGCCTGAACGACATCGGTTGTGCCGACGACATCCCGGAAACGGGGGACACGCTGGAAGCCAATGCCGCCCAGAAATCGTTTTACATCTGGGATCGCTACCACATCAACTGCTTTGCCGACGATACCGGCCTCGAAATCGATGCCCTGAACGGCGAACCGGGGGTTTACTCGGCCCGCTATGCCGGTGAGGCCAAAGACGCCCGCGAGAATGTGAAGAAAGTGTTGCGGGAAATGAACGGAGAAAACAACCGGACTGCCCGCTTCCGCACCGTCATTTCCTTAATCATCGATGGGAAAGAGACGCAATTCGATGGAATTGTAGAAGGTGAAATCCTCACCGAAACACGCGGCGATGCCGGCTTCGGCTACGACCCTATTTTCCTTCCGGAAGGAAAACAGAAAGCGTTTGCCGAAATGGAAGCAGACGAAAAGAATGAAATCAGTCACCGGGGCCGTGCCGTGGCCAAGCTGGTCGACTACCTGAAGAACAACTAAACCTCCGTTATGCAGCTAACGCGAAAAAAGACCTTGCTCATTTTGCTGGTGGCCGTGCTGGCCGCTTTCTGGCAGGTAGCCTTTTTTCGCAACACGCTCAAATGGGACGCCCTCGATATCTCCTTTCCGTGGCGGTTCATCATCACCGCTACGGCGTGGCATGGCGAGTTGCCTTTGTGGAACCCGTTCCAGTTCCTGGGATTTTCACAGCACAGCGATCCGCAAACCTGGTATCCCGTCTTCTGGCTCTTTGCCCTTGCCGGGAAATACACCCTTTACTCGCTGAGCCTCGAGTTTTTACTGCACATTTTCCTGGCTGGTTGGGGCATGTTTCGCTTAACGCGAAGCCGAGGACTGTTGCCGGAAGTAGCGCTCTTCTGTTCCATCGGGTACATGTTCTCGGGCTTTTTTGTGGGAAATGCCCAACACCTGGGCTGGATCATTAGTGGCGCCTGGCTTCCGTTTGTCTTCAATGCTTATCTACGTTTCCTGGAAAAGGAAAAACCGCGCCACCTGGCTTTGACGGTCCTTTACCTCTTTTTCCTGTTCACCGGCGGTTACCTCGCCTTTTTTGTCACCACCGTCTATCTTCTCATCGGTATTTTTCTGTGGCGTACCTACCGGGAAATCCGAAACAAAGCATTTGCACGGCTGGCCCGCCAATGGAAAAGCCATCTGTTGCTCGGCGTTATTTTCTCCGTGGTTAGTGCTGTCGTCTGGTTTTCGCTGCTCGACCTGATACCGGCCATGCACCGCGGAAACGGCATCTCGCTGGAGCGGGCGCTCTCGGTTCCGTTCTATCCGGTTGACCTGCTCTCGCTCTTTTTCCCGGCAGCGCAGAATTACAGTCGCTCATTCTGGATTGGCGACCAGTCAATGATCAACGTTTTCTTCGGCATACTGCCCATAACGCTATTCGTTGCCTGGATTTTTACCAAAGGAAAGAAACGTACCGAGTGGTGGTACTTTGCCGGCGCCCTGTTTTTCCTGGCCGTATCGCTCGGACAAAGTCTGCCGTTACGGACGTGGCTTTATTACGCCCTACCCCTTTTCAACTATTTCCGCATTCCGGCCCTTTTCCGGCTGTTTTTCGTGTTTTTCAGCTTGCTGTTGGCCGGGACATTCCTCAACCGGATGATCGCACATCATAAGCACCGGTTGCGAAGAATGACGGCCGTTGCGCTCTTTGTTTTCGCACTGTTCGCCTCTCTCCTGCTCTTTTTCCTGACGGGAAAACCGGAAGACCAGGCGCTGCATGCCATTTTCCGGCAAGCGGTATTGGAGGAAATTCTGCTCTTCGCTTTCTGGTATCTCATTCTCCGGATGAAGAAATCGAACTGGCGACTGGTGTTGCCCGGGCTTATTTTCATCGACATGCTGTTCGCCGTTCAAAGCAACATTCGCATGTCGGTCATCGACGATTTCAGGCCGGCTCAGACACAAGCTGAGTTGAACCGGCTGCCCAAAGGTTTCCCAATTCCCGATTTAAACCAACGAATTGCCACCGTTCGCCAACGAACACCCGATATTCGTCCGCTGTGGCGGAATGTGCCAACTTTCTACAAGCAAATTAGTTTCGACGGCTATTCGCCTTATCAGTACCGCAATTGGCTCGCGCTGGAAGATTCGTCCGTTTTTCGGGAGGTAATCAACCATCCGTTGCTCTTCTTCCGGAAGGAAAACGGTAACGATTCAACCCGAATTGTCATCACCGGATTTGGGGCTAATTACATCGAGGTGGATGTTTCGCTGAAGGGACCTTCGGAACTAATGTATCTGCAGAATTTCAAAAACGGCTGGCAGGCTTTCATCGATGGGAAAGCGACAACCATTCAGCCGGCTTACCGGTCCTTGATGCAGACTTCGGTGCCGGCCGGTGAGCATCACATCCGGTTCCGCTATCATCCGAACAAAGTGCTGGCAGCGTTCGCGGTTTCAGCCATCAGCTTTTTGCTTCTGTTAGTTTGGCTCTTGTGGGACTCTTTTCTGCGGAAGCGAAAAAAGAAAACGGTTGCCTGACGCGATTTTTTTAACTTGGGGCAAGAAAACAAACCTGACGGAATGCACAAACGAATTTACTTCCTCCTGCTTTTACTGGTTACCGGAATCACCCAGGCCCAGG
This Prolixibacter sp. NT017 DNA region includes the following protein-coding sequences:
- a CDS encoding YfhO family protein, whose translation is MQLTRKKTLLILLVAVLAAFWQVAFFRNTLKWDALDISFPWRFIITATAWHGELPLWNPFQFLGFSQHSDPQTWYPVFWLFALAGKYTLYSLSLEFLLHIFLAGWGMFRLTRSRGLLPEVALFCSIGYMFSGFFVGNAQHLGWIISGAWLPFVFNAYLRFLEKEKPRHLALTVLYLFFLFTGGYLAFFVTTVYLLIGIFLWRTYREIRNKAFARLARQWKSHLLLGVIFSVVSAVVWFSLLDLIPAMHRGNGISLERALSVPFYPVDLLSLFFPAAQNYSRSFWIGDQSMINVFFGILPITLFVAWIFTKGKKRTEWWYFAGALFFLAVSLGQSLPLRTWLYYALPLFNYFRIPALFRLFFVFFSLLLAGTFLNRMIAHHKHRLRRMTAVALFVFALFASLLLFFLTGKPEDQALHAIFRQAVLEEILLFAFWYLILRMKKSNWRLVLPGLIFIDMLFAVQSNIRMSVIDDFRPAQTQAELNRLPKGFPIPDLNQRIATVRQRTPDIRPLWRNVPTFYKQISFDGYSPYQYRNWLALEDSSVFREVINHPLLFFRKENGNDSTRIVITGFGANYIEVDVSLKGPSELMYLQNFKNGWQAFIDGKATTIQPAYRSLMQTSVPAGEHHIRFRYHPNKVLAAFAVSAISFLLLLVWLLWDSFLRKRKKKTVA